Proteins from a single region of Deltaproteobacteria bacterium HGW-Deltaproteobacteria-4:
- a CDS encoding ABC transporter ATP-binding protein, which yields MPLISLRNISLAFGGPPLLNGIDLTIEPGDRLCLLGRNGCGKSSLLKLIAGEQRPDGGDLIQPQGVRIAYVPQEAPPELAGPVFDVVCGGVQEAAALLAEYHHVSHRLAEMHSASDYQRLEELQKGLEESNGWSLHQDVERLIQRLDLDPEADFTTLSGGTQRRVLLARALASQPELLLLDEPTNHLDIDTIVWLEELLVKEIPSCLFVTHDRAFARRVSTRIAELDRGRLFCWPIDFDTFVQRREELLVIEESRAALFDKKLAEEEAWLRQGVKARRTRNEGRVRALKALREERRQRREKLGNVKLEVAEARRSGQIVAEAEHLSFAYSDKVIVRDLSVSIQRGDRIGIIGPNGAGKTTLLRLLLGELQPQSGTIALGTRREILYVDQLRAQLDLEKTVIENVGEGSDYVTWNGKPRHVIGYLQDFLFSPDRARSPVRILSGGERNRLLLAKLFTKPANILVLDEPTNDLDSETLDLLEELLLDFSGTLLLVSHDREFLNNVVTSTLVFEGDGKVNEYVGGYDDWVRQAATRTPAPEPAKESAPKLRPKVEKARKLTFKEGKELEALPARIAALEKEEAELHAKLADPDFYKSAGNAVTTVNERLAALAIELEAVYARWEELETIKAESA from the coding sequence ATGCCCCTGATCTCGCTGCGCAATATCTCCCTCGCCTTCGGCGGACCGCCCCTGTTGAACGGTATCGATCTCACCATCGAACCGGGCGATCGCCTCTGCCTTTTGGGCCGCAACGGCTGCGGTAAGTCGAGTCTACTGAAACTCATTGCCGGCGAGCAGCGCCCCGATGGCGGCGACCTCATTCAGCCGCAGGGGGTGCGCATCGCTTACGTCCCCCAGGAAGCGCCGCCGGAGCTGGCGGGGCCGGTCTTTGATGTTGTCTGCGGCGGCGTCCAGGAAGCCGCCGCCCTCCTCGCCGAGTATCATCACGTCAGCCACCGCCTCGCGGAAATGCACAGCGCAAGCGATTATCAGCGCCTCGAAGAATTGCAAAAGGGGCTGGAAGAGAGCAATGGCTGGAGTCTGCATCAGGATGTCGAGCGGCTCATCCAGCGCCTCGACCTCGATCCCGAAGCGGACTTTACCACCCTCTCCGGCGGCACCCAGCGCCGCGTCCTGCTGGCCCGGGCGCTGGCCTCCCAGCCCGAACTCCTCCTCCTCGACGAGCCAACCAACCATCTCGACATCGACACCATCGTCTGGCTCGAAGAGCTGCTGGTCAAAGAGATCCCCAGCTGCCTCTTCGTCACTCACGACCGCGCCTTTGCCCGCCGGGTTTCGACCCGCATCGCCGAACTCGACCGCGGCCGCCTCTTCTGCTGGCCCATCGATTTCGACACCTTTGTGCAGCGCCGCGAAGAACTCCTGGTCATCGAAGAGAGCCGCGCCGCCCTCTTCGACAAGAAACTCGCCGAGGAAGAAGCCTGGCTGCGCCAGGGGGTCAAGGCGCGGCGCACCCGCAACGAAGGCCGGGTGCGGGCGCTCAAGGCGCTACGTGAAGAGCGGCGGCAGCGCCGCGAGAAGCTCGGCAACGTCAAACTCGAAGTCGCGGAGGCACGACGTTCCGGCCAGATCGTCGCCGAAGCAGAACACCTCAGCTTCGCCTACAGCGACAAGGTCATCGTCCGCGACCTCTCGGTTTCGATCCAGCGCGGCGACCGCATCGGCATCATCGGCCCGAACGGCGCCGGCAAGACCACCCTCCTCCGCCTCCTCCTCGGCGAACTGCAGCCGCAGAGCGGCACCATCGCCCTCGGCACCCGCCGAGAAATTCTATATGTCGATCAGCTCCGCGCCCAGCTCGACCTCGAAAAGACCGTCATCGAGAATGTCGGAGAGGGGAGCGACTATGTCACCTGGAACGGCAAGCCGCGCCACGTCATCGGCTATCTGCAGGACTTCCTCTTCAGCCCCGACCGCGCCCGCTCACCGGTGCGTATCCTCTCCGGCGGCGAGCGCAACCGCCTCCTCCTTGCCAAACTCTTCACCAAACCGGCGAATATCCTCGTCCTCGACGAACCGACCAACGACCTCGACAGCGAGACCCTCGACCTCCTCGAAGAGCTCCTCCTCGACTTCAGCGGCACCCTCCTCCTCGTCAGCCACGACCGCGAATTCCTCAACAACGTCGTCACCAGCACCCTGGTCTTCGAAGGGGATGGCAAGGTCAACGAATATGTCGGCGGCTACGACGACTGGGTCCGTCAGGCCGCCACCCGGACACCGGCTCCCGAACCGGCCAAAGAGAGCGCTCCGAAGCTGCGCCCCAAGGTTGAGAAAGCGCGCAAGCTCACCTTCAAGGAGGGAAAAGAACTCGAAGCCCTCCCCGCCCGGATCGCCGCCCTCGAAAAAGAAGAAGCCGAGTTGCACGCCAAACTCGCCGATCCCGACTTCTACAAAAGCGCCGGCAACGCCGTGACCACGGTGAATGAGCGGCTGGCGGCATTGGCGATTGAACTGGAAGCGGTTTATGCCCGCTGGGAAGAGTTGGAGACGATCAAGGCGGAGAGTGCGTAA
- the mviN gene encoding murein biosynthesis integral membrane protein MurJ, which translates to MSEKKQIVKAAGILGFATILSRILGMVRDMVVSRLFGAGMATDAFFGAFMIPNLLRRFFAEGALTAAFVPIFSEWREKHGDAGARELANICFTLLTIVMAGITLLGILFSPLIVQLFFPGFSAVPGKLELTITLNRLLFPYIFFISLVALCMGILNTLRHFFTPAISTVFLNLAMIGSALLLHQHFAVPIVSLAIGVLVGGLLQLLLQLPVLWSKGYPLRLNFNFHHPALKRITLLMAPAIFGVGVYYLNITVSNILASLLPQGSVSYLYYAQRLFEFPQGVFVVAVAQAVLPSMSRQAALEDFTGVKDSINFGLRLTLFVTIPAAFGLMLCAIPLFSLLFMGGAFTFKEVNGAGAALRYYALGLAFVALIRVLAPAFYALKDTRTPVLTALAAFFVNLLLSLILMGPMLHAGLALATTLAAAVNMILLLWFLRRRLGPFGGRAVLGTAGKAFLASLPMALFVGWVLTLTDWSLPGEKLSKGLILGSAVAGGILLFFVMSLLLRCPEAQHVATTLRRKILRQSV; encoded by the coding sequence ATGTCCGAAAAAAAGCAGATCGTCAAAGCCGCCGGTATCCTCGGCTTCGCTACCATCCTTTCCCGCATCCTTGGTATGGTGCGCGATATGGTCGTCTCCCGACTTTTCGGCGCCGGAATGGCGACCGACGCCTTCTTCGGCGCTTTCATGATCCCCAACCTGTTGCGCCGCTTCTTTGCCGAAGGGGCCCTGACCGCCGCCTTTGTGCCGATCTTTTCCGAATGGCGGGAGAAGCACGGCGACGCCGGCGCCCGCGAACTCGCCAATATCTGCTTCACCCTGCTGACCATCGTCATGGCCGGGATCACCCTCCTCGGCATCCTCTTTTCCCCGTTGATCGTCCAGCTCTTCTTCCCCGGCTTTAGTGCCGTCCCCGGCAAGCTGGAGTTGACCATTACCCTCAATCGCCTCCTATTCCCCTATATCTTCTTTATCAGTCTAGTTGCCCTCTGTATGGGGATTCTTAATACATTGCGCCACTTCTTCACCCCGGCGATCTCTACTGTCTTCCTCAATCTGGCGATGATCGGATCGGCCCTGCTGCTGCACCAGCACTTTGCGGTGCCGATCGTTTCGCTGGCCATCGGCGTGCTGGTCGGCGGCCTGCTGCAGCTGCTGCTGCAGCTGCCGGTCCTGTGGAGTAAGGGCTACCCGCTCCGGCTCAACTTCAACTTTCACCACCCCGCCCTAAAGCGGATTACGCTGCTGATGGCGCCGGCGATCTTTGGCGTCGGTGTCTATTATCTCAATATCACCGTCAGTAATATCCTTGCCTCGCTCCTGCCGCAAGGGAGCGTCTCTTATCTTTATTATGCGCAGCGCCTCTTTGAGTTCCCGCAGGGGGTCTTTGTCGTTGCCGTCGCCCAGGCGGTGCTGCCGTCGATGAGTCGCCAGGCGGCCCTCGAAGACTTTACGGGGGTCAAGGATTCGATCAACTTCGGTCTGCGCCTCACCCTCTTCGTCACCATCCCCGCCGCTTTCGGGTTGATGCTTTGTGCCATCCCCCTCTTTTCTCTCCTCTTTATGGGCGGGGCCTTTACCTTCAAGGAGGTGAACGGCGCCGGCGCGGCCCTCCGTTACTACGCCCTCGGCCTTGCCTTTGTTGCCCTGATTCGCGTCCTTGCCCCGGCCTTTTATGCCCTCAAGGATACCCGCACCCCGGTCCTCACCGCGCTGGCCGCCTTCTTCGTCAATCTCCTCCTCAGTCTGATCCTGATGGGACCGATGCTGCACGCCGGTCTCGCTCTCGCCACCACCCTGGCCGCCGCAGTCAACATGATCCTCCTCCTCTGGTTCCTGCGCCGCCGCCTCGGCCCCTTTGGCGGCCGCGCTGTCCTCGGTACCGCCGGCAAGGCGTTTCTCGCCTCCCTGCCGATGGCCCTCTTTGTCGGGTGGGTTCTCACTCTGACCGATTGGTCGCTGCCGGGAGAGAAGCTGAGCAAAGGGCTCATTCTCGGTAGCGCTGTCGCAGGCGGCATCCTCCTCTTCTTCGTGATGTCTTTGCTGCTGCGTTGTCCGGAAGCGCAGCATGTCGCTACCACCCTCCGCCGAAAAATCCTGCGCCAATCCGTTTAA